Proteins co-encoded in one Triticum aestivum cultivar Chinese Spring unplaced genomic scaffold, IWGSC CS RefSeq v2.1 scaffold49757, whole genome shotgun sequence genomic window:
- the LOC123175198 gene encoding MDIS1-interacting receptor like kinase 1-like, with product MAGSRLLRRTSRPVEMMSIVLNDQGIVDSLTENNQRSMWASRRIGEDEQLYLVHIQGIAGIGLPTTLVVKKFQNSDGIVDGNLENRCKSEMILLASIRHDNIVNVLHFIQRENAIMLVYTYQVNGSLDQWLHRREEGDLPLSWPQRKAIAIGVAQGLCHLHHGCNRPIVHHNITSINILLDQNFKAVIASFGAAQMNMAGLDQPLPIVGTLFGNFGYAAPEYGRAASQLTEKVDTYSFGVVLLELVTGRVANGVDGQLAIWARDNCSELMAKKLEWFEIAVDKGIPDQARYMEEMASVFRLGVDCTVDDPQQRPSMQLALKRLHHGCGRGRFGGLLTCYNLYITSKDVIQVKKGKVACECMLLQIRWWLCFLFAWQEKLQDAPKPREELDLLFYQLQGTGQTNGCELPA from the exons ATGGCTGGATCACGGCTGCTCCGGCGCACCAGCCGCCCTGTGGAGATGATGTCCATTGTGCTCAATGATCAAGGCATAGTTGACAGCCTTACTGAAAATAATCAGAGAAGCATGTGGGCTAGCAGAAGGATTGGGGAAGACGAACAACTCTACCTAGTCCACATTCAGGGCATTGCTGGCATCGGTCTCCCGACCACGCTGGTCGTCAAGAAGTTCCAGAACTCGGACGGAATAGTGGACGGTAATCTGGAGAACCGCTGCAAGTCGGAGATGATCCTTTTAGCCAGCATCCGTCACGACAACATCGTCAATGTCCTACACTTCATCCAGAGGGAAAATGCAATCATGCTCGTTTACACGTACCAGGTGAACGGCAGCCTGGACCAGTGGCTGCATCGGCGGGAGGAGGGCGACCTGCCGCTGAGCTGGCCGCAGAGGAAGGCCATCGCCATTGGCGTGGCCCAAGGGCTCTGCCACTTACACCACGGATGCAATAGACCGATTGTCCACCACAACATCACCTCTATCAACATCCTGCTCGATCAGAATTTCAAGGCCGTGATAGCCAGTTTTGGTGCTGCCCAGATGAACATGGCCGGGCTCGACCAACCATTGCCTATCGTGGGGACTTTGTTTGGTAACTTTGGGTATGCAGCTCCAG AATATGGGAGGGCCGCAAGCCAGCTGACGGAGAAGGTAGACACTTACAGCTTTGGTGTGGTGCTGCTGGAGCTCGTCACAGGGCGGGTGGCCAATGGGGTGGATGGTCAGTTGGCCATATGGGCTCGTGACAACTGCAGtgagctgatggcaaagaagctgGAATGGTTCGAGATTGCTGTGGACAAGGGCATCCCAGATCAAGCACGGTACATGGAGGAGATGGCGAGCGTATTCAGACTGGGTGTGGATTGCACTGTCGATGATCCGCAGCAAAGGCCGTCCATGCAGCTGGCTCTCAAACGACTCCACCACGGCTGTGGGCGTGGCCGATTCGGTGGCCTTCTCACCTGCTATAACCT ATACATCACCAGTAAGGATGTTATCCAAGTGAAAAAAGGTAAAGTGGCATGTGAG TGTATGCTACTCCAGATCAGATGGTGGCTCTGCTTTCTTTTTGCTTGGCAAGAAAAGCTTCAGGATGCCCCAAAGCCAAGGGAGGAGCTTGACCTGCTCTTCTACCAGTTGCAAGGGACAGGGCAAACAAATGGTTGCGAACTTCCCGCCTGA